Below is a genomic region from Phycobacter azelaicus.
GAAGCAGGCTCTCTTCGGTAACGAAACCTGTGCCGCGCGCAGCCGCTATGGCCGGAGCGATGTTTTGTCCGAGGTATTCGTAGACCATACGGGTCACGCGTTCGCCGCCTCCTTCGCGTACCGTTCGGGCCACATAGCCGACCCAGTAATTGTTCTCCAAAGATGCAACCCGCGCCAGGTAATTGAAGGAATAGGTCATGGAGCGGCGCTTTGAAATCAGGAATGCGACACCATCCTCGTGACAGCTTACAACTCCGCGAAATTCTCGCGAGGCAGGCGTTTCAGGCAAGCCTTGATTTCTCATGGCCTCCTTGGCTTCGAAACCTTTGATGAACGTTGCACCCGCTTCACCCCGGAATACCTGCACAAGACCGACAACAAAGCGGTCCTCATTGATGAAACTCCGGCGGGTGAATCGGTAGAAGCCGGATGCGAAAATCTGCTCACTCAGGTGTTGAAATCCGTGACCCAGAAAATCCGACAGGAATGGCCCCGTTATGATCTTTCCGTGCTGTCCAAGTGTGTCGACCGGCTCAAGGAGGATGCGCGCATCCACGTCAAAGAAGCAACAGATCCGGTCCAGCACGTCCGGACGCGGAAAACTCTCGCCGGACATGTATCGGTTGAACTGCGTGCGGTTGATGCCAAGGCGCCGCGACAGCTCAGATACAGAGGGGTATTGCTGGGCAAGATGACGCAAATTCGCACCAAACATGTCCCGCAATTCCGCAGGAGAGCGTGATTGACGCGCGCCGTTTGAGGGATATCGCGTTCCTGATTCCGCCATTATCCGAGTGTTCGCAGACAAATTTTTCCTGTCATTCGAAGTGATTTCATCTGTTTGTCGCTTAATCGCGTCAAGTATGGTTCCATATGGCGTCACATGATCGTTGTATTTGACACAAAATGCAATAGCCCGACGCAGTATTAGCCATGTTGGTGCCCCCACAATTGTCCCAAAATTGAGCGATAAACGAACGAGGCTAGCACGATGATTGGATACGTACTTTGGAGCGACAGTAACGCAGGCAAGGCGATCATCTGGTGTGAAGATCAAGGTGACCTTGCCTACTACTGCAAGGCGCATGACAGCTCGCGTACTTCCGTTTGCAAGGGCGACTGGGTGCAGTTCGATCTCGAGGAGGACGGCAACCTGAGGTTGGCTGCAAATACACGCATCCTTGAAGGTCAGACATACCCGGCATTGTCTGAGATGCTGTTGGATTGCGGCTCTGCGCAGCCCACAGAGGCTCGTGTTTCCTCAAAAGACAGTGGGTTGACTGCGCAAGCCGCTGGCTCAAGCATGACAGAGGTGCGTCGCCCGGCCAACGACAGCAATGTGATTCCATTCCCAGACCGCTCAAGCCGCGGAAAGCCCGCTCGCTACGGCTGAGCGAGCGTTCAACATGAAACGGTGGGCTCTTCGCCCCCGCCGCCTGGGACAGCGTCTCTACGCATATTCGTGACGAGAACTGCAGTAGCCCATACGCAATAACGCACAAAGGCCGACACCTGGTCTCGGCCTTTCGGTGTTTTGGGCGAAGGCGATTCCGCGGGATCGCGCGGTGGAGCCTCGGCGTATCAGGTGCCGCGCAGCAGGGCGGCAACCCCGGTCCGTGCGATTTCGATCAGGCCAAGCGGGCGCATAAGGTCGGCAAAAGCGTCGATCTTGTCTGGCGCGCCAGTGATTTCGAAGATGAAGCTCTCGAGCGTGCTGTCCACCACGTTGGCGCGAAAGATATCGGCAAGGCGCAGGGCTTCGACACGCTTGTCGCCGTCACTGACCACCTTGAGGATTGCCAGTTCCCGCTCGACCGAGGCTCCTTCGACGGTCAGGTCATGCACTTCATGAACGGGCACGATACGGCCAAGCTGCGCCTTGATCTGCTCGATCACCTGCGGTGTGCCGGTGGTGACAACGGTGATGCGGCTAAGGTGGCCGGTGTGATCCACCTCGGCCACGGTCAAGCTTTCGATGTTATAGCCGCGGCCCGAGAACAGGCCGATGACACGGGCCAGAACGCCCGGTTCGTTTTCGACCAGAAGGGCGAGCGTGTGCCTTTCCTGAACGTCGGAGAACGTGGGACGTAGGTTATAGGCCGAATGTTTGGTGGCGCCTTTTTTGATGTGTAGGGCAGACATGGTGTTGTCCTTTTTCCTATTGGTCCTCAGTCGTTTGGTCGGACCAGTCAATTTCGTGAAGAGGAGCGAACCGGATCAGACCAGTACCGCGCCACCAGCCTGAATCGCGTCTTTGGTTTCCGCTTCGCCCAGCAGCATCTCGTTATGCGGCTTGCCCGAGGGGATCATCGGGAAGCAGTTTTCATGCTTCTCCACCAGGCAGTCGAAGACCACCGGGCCGTCGTGGTTGATCATCTCCATGATCGCATCGTCGAGATCCTTGGGATCGGTACAGAGGATCCCCTTGGCGCCAAAGGCTTCGGCCAGTTTCACGAAATCGGGCAGCGCCTCGGACCACGAATGACTGTAGCGTTCGCCGTGCAGCAGCTCTTGCCACTGGCGTACCATGCCAAGCCGTTCGTTGTTGAGGATGAATTGTTTCACCGGCAGGCGATACTGCGCGGCGGTGCCCAGCTCCTGCATGTTCATCAGCCAGGAGGCTTCGCCTGCGACGTTGATCACCAGCGCATCAGGGTGTGCCATCTGCACGCCGATGGAGGCCGGGAAGCCATAGCCCATGGTGCCCAGCCCGCCCGAGGTCATCCAGCGGTTGGGATCTTCAAAGCCGAGGAACTGCGCGGCCCACATCTGGTGCTGGCCGACCTCGGTGCAGACATAACGGTCATGACCCTTGGTCAGCTCTTCCAGGCGCTGCAACGCGTACTGCGGCTTGATGGTGCCTTCGGAAGGTTTGTAGGCAAGGCAGTTGACCGCGCGCCAATCGGCGATCTTGGCCTGCCATTTCGCCAACGCCTCCTTATTGGTCTTGCGCCCACGCGCCTTCCAGACCTTCAGGAGGTCCTCCAGCACATGGCCCACATCGCCCACGATCGGTATATCGACACGGATCACCTTGTTGATGGATGACGGGTCGATATCGATGTGTGCTTTCAGGGATTTGGGGCTGAAGGCATCGATCCGGCCGGTGATGCGGTCGTCAAAGCGCGCGCCGATGTTGATCAGAAGATCGCAGTCGTGCATCGCCATGTTGGCCTCGTAAAGACCGTGCATGCCGAGCATACCCAGCCAGTTTTCGCCAGATGCCGGATAGGCGCCAAGCCCCATCAGGGTGGAGGTCACCGGGATGCCGGTTGCGTCGACCAGTTCCCGCAGCAGTTGGCTCGCGCCGGGGCCGGAGTTGATCACGCCGCCACCGGTATAGAACACCGGGCGTTTGGCAGTTTCCATCGCCGCGACCAGCTCGGTGATCTCTTCCATGTCGCCCTTCACAGGCGGCTGATAGTGCGAAGCGGCCGGTTTCGGTCCGGTATAGGTGCCGGTTGCGAACTGCACGTCCTTCGGAATGTCGATCAGAACCGGCCCGGGGCGGCCGGAGGTAGCGACGTGAAAAGCTTCGTGCAGGGTGCCCGACAGCTTGTCGGTGTCCTTTACCAGCCAGTTATGTTTGGTGCAGGGGCGGGTGATGCCGACAGTATCGGCTTCTTGGAAGGCGTCCGAGCCGATCATGAAAGTGGGCACCTGGCCGGTCAGGACGACGAGCGGAATGGAATCAAGCAATGCATCCGTCAGGCCGGTCACAGCATTGGTGGCGCCGGGGCCCGAGGTGACCAGCACGACGCCCGGCTTCCCAGTCGATCGCGCATAGCCTTCGGCAGCGTGAACCGCGCCTTGCTCGTGGCGGACCAGAATGTGCCGGATATCGTTCTGCAGGAAGATTTCGTCATAGATCGGAAGCACGGCGCCACCGGGATATCCGAATACCGTGTCCACACCCTGATCCTTCAGGGCCTGGACAACCATTTTTGCGCCGGTCATTTCACGTTTCATCTGCTTTTGCTCCAGTTGGCGGCAACGTCCATTCCGCATAAAAAAAGCCCCCGATTTTCTGGTCGGAGGCGCATGGGTCAGATTATGGTCTACCGTTACCGGCCCATGCGCTTGGTTCCTACAATGACGACTAGGGAAGTCATTTGCCGTGAGGCTCCTCTTTTGCGTTGCAGCGCAGACTAGGACTGGCGGACAGGGGCGTCAACCGGCAAACCTGTGGAAAATGCCCTTCTGGAGACATTTTCTTGCGCTGGCCGGGGTTGGTTGCGACATTTCCGCAAAACAAATGCGCGCCTACCATGTAGCCCCTGCCGTGAGGCCTGCGCGGTCCGCTGCACCGCGACATGACAACTTTGGGGCTGAGCGGGGCAGTGTCTTGGGCCTAAAGGCCGACACCTGTGCCCTGCAGCACCCCGTGCTCCAACGCATAGCGCGTCAGACCGGCCGTGCTGGAGATGCCAAGCTTGCGCTTGATGTTCTTGCGGTGGGTCTCCACCGTGCGCACCGAGATGTCGAGCGTCAGAGCCACTTCCTTGTTGGACTTACCCTGCGCAAGTTCCAGCAGGATGGTCTGTTCCCGGCCCGTCAGGGCTTCGCGGGCAGCGCTGTCCTTTGGTTTGAGCGAGCCTTCGGCGCCAGTGCAGAGGTATTGCTCGCCGCGCATGACGGCATCTATGGCGTCCTTGATGGCCTGGGTCGGGACGTCCTTCAGAACATAACCCATCGCGCCATGGCTGAGCGCAGTAGAGATGTATTCTGGGCTGTCATGCATTGACAGGATGAGAATGCGGGTCTTGGGGCAACGTTCCAGGATGATCTCTGTGGCACTGAGCCCCCCAAGACGCGGCATGTTGAGGTCCATCAGAATGACATCGGGCGTCAGTTCGCCCGCCAGTGCGACAGCTTCCTCCCCGTCTGTCAAAGACCCGACCACCTCGATGTCGTCATAGCTTTCCAGGATCGACTGGATGCCTTCGGCCACCATCGGGTGATCGTCAACGATCAGGACCTTCACGGGTGAGTTTTGAGTGTCTTGCAACAGAACGCCATCCCCAACAGTCTGTTTGTCACCAAACGCAGCCCCGCTTGACTGCCTCCTCACGACACCCGTTGCGGTGTCGCCTCATTGCCCGGCGGCAGGAGGTGGCTCAAGGGGAGTGTTGCCTCGATCACCGTGCCGCTTTGGGTGCCCCCTGATGACAGAATCCGCAAGGTGCCGTCAAGCTGATCGATCCGTTCCTGCATATTTCGCAGGCCGATTCCGGATGCTTTCGCGGTGGTTCTCGGCGCAAGGCCGCGCCCGTTGTCGCTGATGCGCATGGTGGCCCCGCGTGCATGTCCACGCAAATCGATGCTGACGCGGGTGGCCTCGGCATGGCGTTCGATATTGGTGAGCGCCTCCTGCGCGATGCGATAGAGAGCGATTTTGGCATCTTGGTCGAGCCGGTTGCGGAAGACCACGGTGGAAAATTCAGTCTCGATGCCGGTGCGAGCGGCAAAATCGTCGGTCAGTGCTTTCAGCGCCGGGCCAAGGCCAAGATCATCAAGAACGCCCGGGCGCAGATCCCGGCTGATGCGGCGCACTTCGGCGATAGCCGTTCCAAGGTGTTCGATCCCCTTGTCCAAAGGCGCCGAGGCGCCATCATGATCTCCGCGCATCAGGCGGCGGCGAGCGTTGTCCAGAGCATAGCGCACCCCCACTAGAATCTGGCTGATCCCGTCATGAAGTTCCCGGGCCACCCTCCCGCGCTCTTCTTCCTGAGCGTCAAAGACGCGCTGCGTAAGTTCCTTGAGCTTGGCATCCGCCAGGCGCCGCTCGCGAATGTTCAGCCCCATGCCGGAGCCAAACACCAGCAGGATCGCCACCAGCGTGATCCCGCCGATGTAGAAAAAGGTGCGCTGCACACGGTCTTCAACCTCGGCTCGCGCAGTCGCGACGGAGGCGAGAATGTCATCGATGAAAACGCCGGTCCCGACGGCCCATTGCCAATCCTGAAGGCCGACCACATAGGTGATCATCTGTGCCTCTTCGCCGGTGGAGGGTTTTTCCCATATGAAGCTGTGCCAGCCGGCCCCTTGCCGGGCCTGATCGATGAATGTGTCAACCACAGGCGTGCCCTGGCTGTCGGTGAGCCCGCGCCAGTTCTGGTTTATGAACTCGGTCTGGCGTGGGCTGACGAGGTTGTTGCCGTCGTAGTCGTAGACAAAGAAGAACCCGTCCTGTCCGTAGATCATCGCGCTCAGGATCTGGCTCACCTGTTCCTTGGCTTCTGCGTCATCGGGGGCGGCAAGACCGTAGATATGCGAAAACCCGTTGCGGGCTTGCGTCACATAGTTACGCAACTCGGCCTTTTTGGCCTCGATCAGCTGTTGTTCCAGAGCGCGGATCTCCCGGTCGGCCAGAGCACGCGATTGATAAGCGACCAGAACCGCGATGGCTGTCACTGCAATCAAAAGTGGAAACGCAGCCAGCAGCGATAGTTTCTGCGCGTAGTTCGGGCGAAAGAGGCTTTGAAACAGGCTGTTGAACAGGCGCATGAGGCGCTCCGCGGTTTGGAAAAGGGCAGGGGCGAATCGTCACGCAAACATAAATCGAAAGCAAGAGCCGCGAGAGGGCGTTTTACAAAGAGAATGGGCAACAAAAGAAGCCTCAGCCCAAAATCAATGCAGCTTTCTGACTGAATTTGGTCAAAAAACCTGTGATCTACGCAGTAGTAGGTATTCACAACTTCGGAGGCGTGGCTAGGGTAACGCCACTCGAACCGATCCGCCTGCGGCATGTCCGTGGGCAATCCATATACTTTGGGAGGAAAAACACATGGATCGTCGTTCCTTTTTGAAAACTTCTGCTCTGGGCGGTACCGCCGCGGCAGCATCCACTCTTGCTGCACCGGCTTATGCACAGGGCAAGCGTACGCTGACCATGGTGACCTCGTGGGGCCGTGGCCTGGCAGGCGTGTTTGACGCGGCCGAGCGCTCTGCGAACCTGATAAACGCCATGTCCGACGGTAACCTGACCGTTGATATCAAGGCGGCCGGTGAACTGGTTGGCGCCTTCGAAGTGTTTGACGCTGTGTCCTCGGGGCAGGCCGACATGTACCACGCGGCTGACTACTACTTCGTGGGTCAGCACCCGGGCTACGCATTCTTCACCGCTGTTCCCTTCGGCATGACCGCTCAGGAACTGGTGAACTGGTATTACCACGATGGCGGCATGGAGCTGCACGACGAACTGGGCCAGATCTTTGGCCTGAAGTCCTTCATCGCAGGTAACACTGGCGCCCAGGCAGGCGGCTGGTACTCCAAAGAGATCAACAGCCCCGAAGACTTCAACGGTCTGAAGTTCCGTATGCCGGGTCTGGGCGGCAAGGCACTGGGCAAACTGGGCGCATCGGTCCAGAACATCCCCGGTTCCGAAGTGTATCAGGCTCTGTCCTCCGGCGCGATCGACGGCACCGAGTGGATTGGTCCCTGGGCAGACGAGAAAGCCGGTTTCCAGGAAATCACCAAGACCTATTACACCGCTGGCTTCCACGAGCCGGGCGCGGGTCTGTCGCTGGCAACCAACCGTGACGTATTTGAAAGCCTGAGCCCTGCGCATCAGAAGATCATCGAAGTGGCCGCTGCAGAAACCCACCAGTGGAACCTGAGCCAGTTCCTCGCGAACAACGGTGCAGCCCTGCAGCGTCTGCAGGCCGGTGGCGTGAAGGTCATGGAATTCCCGGACAGCGTTTGGGACGCATTCGGCAAGGCTTCGCAGGAAGTCATGGCCGAGAACATGGGCGACGATCTCTTCAAGAAGATCCACGACAGCGCCATGGCATCGATGAAGTCCTCGGCCAACTGGCTGGAGCTGTCCTCGGGCGTTTACACCGCACAGCGCGGCCGCGTTCTGGGCTAACTCGCTTCACTTGCATTCATCGGATCCTCCGCCACCCGTGCGGGGGGTCCCTTTTCCATTGTGGCCGGTCAAGAACTACACTGTCGCCTGCGACATTTCTGGTTCTGTTGATTAGGCACAATCCATGATCCCGGGGGAACAATGCAGGACGACACTGGCATTTCCTTTTTCGGCGCCCTTGGGGGTGGTCTGCTCTGGCTCGCTCAGAACATCGCCGGCGCCTTCTATAATCTCGGCTATGCACTTTCCAACACCAGCCAGTGGCTGGCCTGGACGGGAGGGCTGGAAACCCTGGAGGACAAACAGTCGCTCATGCGCTTTGTCTACTATGGTGGTTCGGTCGAGTTCTTCTTTGTTGTGTTCACCGCGTTCCTGGTCCTGACCGGGGTTGGCCTTTACCGGCGCCAGGTCATGTGGGGCGTCGTGCGCGGGCTCGAAGGTTTTGCGAACGGAACCGGGCGTTTGTTCGCCTGGGCGGGCCTGATCATGGTGATTCAGCAGATCATCATCGTGTTCATGCAGCGCGTCTTTGCCCGGCCTGACATGAGCTTTGGTCTGGGCATCGACCTGCAGATGGACATTTCCTGGTTTGCTGAAGAGCTGAAGCTTTATAACGCGCTCGTGGTCTGCATGTGCGTGTCCTACACATTTGTGCAGGGCGGACATGTGCGGGTGGACCTGATCTATTCGGGCATCAGCTTCCGCGCCAAGAAGGTTGTGGACATGGTTGGCTCGCTTATCTTCATGATGCCTGCTGCGGTTCTGACCTGGATGTATGGCTGGTTTTTCCTGTGGCGCCACCTGATCGTGCCCAAACCCTCGGCTTCGGATACGCTGGATCGTCTGGTGATGAAGGCGCGCGCCCTGCGCTGGAACGTCGAAACCATCGGCTTCAGCCCGAACGGGTTCAACGGGTATTTCCTGTTCAAGATCTTGCTTGTGGCCTTTGCCGGCATCGTCTTCCTCCACGCCATCGCCTTCTTCTACCGCTCTTTGCTGGAGTTCATCGAAGGCCAGGGAAGTGAAAACAAATACCTCGACAAGGATAGCCTTGGAGAGGGCGAAGAAGCCTATGAAGGCGCGCATTAACCTAAGGGACAGCTGACATGCTATTCGGTCTTGATGGCGTCGAAATCGGCCTGATCATCGTATTCTTCTGCCTTTTCGGAGGCATTCTGTCCGGCTTCCCGGTGGCTTTTGCCATCGGCGGCGCCGGTGTGATCTCCTTCGGGATCATTGCCGCACTGGATAGTGCGGGCCTGTTGATCCACCAGGCGATCGACACCTCTTCGCAGGTCTACCGCGATCTGGTGAACTCGGGGGTTAAACCCGATACAATCTCAATCT
It encodes:
- a CDS encoding helix-turn-helix domain-containing protein; protein product: MFGANLRHLAQQYPSVSELSRRLGINRTQFNRYMSGESFPRPDVLDRICCFFDVDARILLEPVDTLGQHGKIITGPFLSDFLGHGFQHLSEQIFASGFYRFTRRSFINEDRFVVGLVQVFRGEAGATFIKGFEAKEAMRNQGLPETPASREFRGVVSCHEDGVAFLISKRRSMTYSFNYLARVASLENNYWVGYVARTVREGGGERVTRMVYEYLGQNIAPAIAAARGTGFVTEESLLPYHRRLLRTGEPFS
- the ilvN gene encoding acetolactate synthase small subunit, with product MSALHIKKGATKHSAYNLRPTFSDVQERHTLALLVENEPGVLARVIGLFSGRGYNIESLTVAEVDHTGHLSRITVVTTGTPQVIEQIKAQLGRIVPVHEVHDLTVEGASVERELAILKVVSDGDKRVEALRLADIFRANVVDSTLESFIFEITGAPDKIDAFADLMRPLGLIEIARTGVAALLRGT
- a CDS encoding acetolactate synthase 3 large subunit, with amino-acid sequence MKREMTGAKMVVQALKDQGVDTVFGYPGGAVLPIYDEIFLQNDIRHILVRHEQGAVHAAEGYARSTGKPGVVLVTSGPGATNAVTGLTDALLDSIPLVVLTGQVPTFMIGSDAFQEADTVGITRPCTKHNWLVKDTDKLSGTLHEAFHVATSGRPGPVLIDIPKDVQFATGTYTGPKPAASHYQPPVKGDMEEITELVAAMETAKRPVFYTGGGVINSGPGASQLLRELVDATGIPVTSTLMGLGAYPASGENWLGMLGMHGLYEANMAMHDCDLLINIGARFDDRITGRIDAFSPKSLKAHIDIDPSSINKVIRVDIPIVGDVGHVLEDLLKVWKARGRKTNKEALAKWQAKIADWRAVNCLAYKPSEGTIKPQYALQRLEELTKGHDRYVCTEVGQHQMWAAQFLGFEDPNRWMTSGGLGTMGYGFPASIGVQMAHPDALVINVAGEASWLMNMQELGTAAQYRLPVKQFILNNERLGMVRQWQELLHGERYSHSWSEALPDFVKLAEAFGAKGILCTDPKDLDDAIMEMINHDGPVVFDCLVEKHENCFPMIPSGKPHNEMLLGEAETKDAIQAGGAVLV
- a CDS encoding response regulator transcription factor — encoded protein: MQDTQNSPVKVLIVDDHPMVAEGIQSILESYDDIEVVGSLTDGEEAVALAGELTPDVILMDLNMPRLGGLSATEIILERCPKTRILILSMHDSPEYISTALSHGAMGYVLKDVPTQAIKDAIDAVMRGEQYLCTGAEGSLKPKDSAAREALTGREQTILLELAQGKSNKEVALTLDISVRTVETHRKNIKRKLGISSTAGLTRYALEHGVLQGTGVGL
- a CDS encoding cache domain-containing protein — translated: MRLFNSLFQSLFRPNYAQKLSLLAAFPLLIAVTAIAVLVAYQSRALADREIRALEQQLIEAKKAELRNYVTQARNGFSHIYGLAAPDDAEAKEQVSQILSAMIYGQDGFFFVYDYDGNNLVSPRQTEFINQNWRGLTDSQGTPVVDTFIDQARQGAGWHSFIWEKPSTGEEAQMITYVVGLQDWQWAVGTGVFIDDILASVATARAEVEDRVQRTFFYIGGITLVAILLVFGSGMGLNIRERRLADAKLKELTQRVFDAQEEERGRVARELHDGISQILVGVRYALDNARRRLMRGDHDGASAPLDKGIEHLGTAIAEVRRISRDLRPGVLDDLGLGPALKALTDDFAARTGIETEFSTVVFRNRLDQDAKIALYRIAQEALTNIERHAEATRVSIDLRGHARGATMRISDNGRGLAPRTTAKASGIGLRNMQERIDQLDGTLRILSSGGTQSGTVIEATLPLSHLLPPGNEATPQRVS
- a CDS encoding TRAP transporter substrate-binding protein; the protein is MDRRSFLKTSALGGTAAAASTLAAPAYAQGKRTLTMVTSWGRGLAGVFDAAERSANLINAMSDGNLTVDIKAAGELVGAFEVFDAVSSGQADMYHAADYYFVGQHPGYAFFTAVPFGMTAQELVNWYYHDGGMELHDELGQIFGLKSFIAGNTGAQAGGWYSKEINSPEDFNGLKFRMPGLGGKALGKLGASVQNIPGSEVYQALSSGAIDGTEWIGPWADEKAGFQEITKTYYTAGFHEPGAGLSLATNRDVFESLSPAHQKIIEVAAAETHQWNLSQFLANNGAALQRLQAGGVKVMEFPDSVWDAFGKASQEVMAENMGDDLFKKIHDSAMASMKSSANWLELSSGVYTAQRGRVLG
- a CDS encoding TRAP transporter small permease subunit; translation: MQDDTGISFFGALGGGLLWLAQNIAGAFYNLGYALSNTSQWLAWTGGLETLEDKQSLMRFVYYGGSVEFFFVVFTAFLVLTGVGLYRRQVMWGVVRGLEGFANGTGRLFAWAGLIMVIQQIIIVFMQRVFARPDMSFGLGIDLQMDISWFAEELKLYNALVVCMCVSYTFVQGGHVRVDLIYSGISFRAKKVVDMVGSLIFMMPAAVLTWMYGWFFLWRHLIVPKPSASDTLDRLVMKARALRWNVETIGFSPNGFNGYFLFKILLVAFAGIVFLHAIAFFYRSLLEFIEGQGSENKYLDKDSLGEGEEAYEGAH